The Urbifossiella limnaea genome has a window encoding:
- a CDS encoding DUF1559 family PulG-like putative transporter — protein sequence MSSFKVQCPSCEAQVLIKNPNLVGSKVECPKCKYRFKVEAPADEPAKDAGKPDKAGAKADKKEKAAKEKKPKAAKGGNKKLVGIGLAVGAVALLGIGGYVMFGTDDKPKGTTTVNPPSQPRPAPQPDGSNPNPEEGKKEDEDPSKKPKDKTPVVPSAPRSDKEPTNLLPTKSVAVYRFDMGRLRATPAGGMLLDPATADMVKSSLGFELADIEHYYHCSVGDKERSAVGLIRLRLPADEKKLAAGIVGAGAGKVVGGKTLMPVKNNPLMSAAGNALAARTLFADVYTTPPAQPAKPGAFGVCVYDTQHVLVGEFAAIESHLAGLRNGYPEFQTEVNKEAPPPEPEKKDGMPDTPTPKAAPPAVASSAKAFTTNPRYLTLDPKLRLVLLTMLEDRTGEPPFALAERFDEAQYPRKGVKKEYAPIAAAVDPVLTRTEHVGMNLVAFTPQQLVANVRFFTKSASDARLVALEKLTPTLGEGLPLVSLLLQTHVEFRNMADPNYAPTGVPGTNPEGGPMGSSTTPMGRPLPGASGPPSSSSSPGPMGPPLTSGPPGVIGPPPGFGPMASSSGQMPGPMSPTGPNQPTQAKQAPSFVALRLLDESVLVTVDITWPDEVFYRLLGPRLLGYANQLKGKAAVYSGTETWHALGRAVKRYGTERKELPPGTVPVSRPNDHDTRLGVAYPPAQRVSFYVELLPALGRGGLRQLIDPSLGWLSNQNAAQAGSWVPELLVSYYPQSAWRATSPLAPDFTFGGTNFVAVAGVGHDAPRYNPKTNAKQAGVTGYDWGSKLADITDGPENTIYLLQTPPGAPRPWAAGGGATVVGLDPTNPMAAFKHARPDGKEGTYAVMADGTVRWLPADIKPEHLLAMATRAGGEKLPNLEEIAPRVLSAGAKAELTATAPSAPIPKSDAPLPATLPTAPPPTPKVPAAKD from the coding sequence ATGTCGAGTTTCAAGGTCCAGTGCCCGAGCTGCGAGGCTCAGGTTCTCATCAAGAACCCCAACCTCGTGGGCTCGAAGGTCGAGTGCCCGAAGTGCAAGTACCGGTTCAAGGTCGAGGCGCCGGCCGACGAGCCCGCGAAGGACGCGGGCAAGCCCGACAAGGCGGGCGCCAAGGCGGACAAGAAGGAGAAAGCCGCCAAGGAGAAGAAACCTAAGGCGGCCAAGGGGGGCAACAAGAAGCTCGTCGGCATCGGCCTCGCCGTCGGCGCCGTGGCACTGCTGGGCATCGGCGGCTACGTCATGTTCGGCACCGACGACAAGCCGAAGGGCACCACCACCGTAAATCCGCCCAGCCAGCCCCGCCCGGCCCCCCAACCGGACGGGTCGAACCCGAATCCGGAGGAAGGGAAGAAGGAGGACGAAGACCCCTCGAAGAAGCCGAAGGACAAGACGCCGGTCGTGCCGTCGGCCCCGCGGAGCGACAAGGAACCGACCAACCTCCTCCCCACGAAGTCGGTCGCCGTCTACAGGTTCGACATGGGCCGCCTCCGGGCCACCCCGGCCGGCGGCATGCTGCTGGACCCGGCCACCGCCGACATGGTGAAGTCGTCACTCGGCTTCGAACTCGCTGACATCGAGCACTATTACCATTGCTCGGTCGGTGACAAGGAGCGGTCGGCCGTCGGCCTCATCCGCCTCCGGTTGCCGGCCGACGAGAAGAAGCTCGCCGCCGGCATCGTCGGCGCCGGCGCCGGTAAGGTCGTCGGCGGCAAGACGCTCATGCCGGTGAAGAACAACCCGCTGATGTCCGCGGCCGGGAACGCCCTCGCCGCCCGCACCCTCTTCGCCGACGTGTACACCACGCCGCCCGCCCAGCCAGCCAAGCCCGGGGCCTTCGGGGTTTGCGTCTACGACACCCAGCACGTCCTCGTCGGCGAGTTCGCCGCGATCGAGAGCCACCTCGCCGGGCTGAGGAACGGGTATCCGGAGTTTCAGACGGAAGTGAACAAGGAAGCCCCGCCGCCGGAGCCCGAGAAGAAGGACGGCATGCCGGACACGCCGACGCCGAAGGCCGCCCCGCCGGCGGTAGCGTCGTCGGCGAAGGCGTTCACCACGAACCCGCGCTACCTGACGCTCGACCCGAAGCTTCGGCTCGTGCTGCTGACGATGCTGGAGGACCGCACCGGCGAGCCGCCGTTCGCACTGGCCGAGCGGTTCGACGAGGCGCAGTACCCGCGGAAGGGCGTGAAGAAGGAATACGCCCCGATCGCCGCCGCCGTTGACCCGGTGCTGACGCGGACCGAGCACGTCGGAATGAACCTCGTGGCGTTCACCCCGCAGCAACTGGTGGCGAACGTGCGCTTCTTCACGAAGTCCGCGTCCGACGCCCGGCTCGTCGCGCTGGAGAAGCTGACCCCGACGCTCGGCGAGGGGTTACCGCTGGTGTCGCTGCTGCTTCAGACCCACGTCGAGTTCCGCAACATGGCCGACCCCAACTACGCGCCGACGGGTGTCCCGGGCACCAACCCGGAGGGCGGCCCGATGGGGTCGAGCACCACGCCGATGGGGCGGCCGTTGCCGGGAGCGAGCGGCCCGCCGTCGTCGAGCAGTTCGCCGGGGCCGATGGGGCCGCCGCTGACGAGCGGCCCGCCCGGCGTGATCGGCCCGCCCCCGGGCTTCGGCCCGATGGCGAGTTCGTCCGGCCAGATGCCGGGGCCGATGTCGCCGACGGGGCCGAACCAGCCCACCCAGGCCAAACAAGCCCCGTCGTTCGTGGCGCTGCGGCTCCTCGACGAGTCGGTGCTCGTTACGGTGGACATCACCTGGCCCGACGAGGTGTTCTACCGCCTGCTCGGCCCCCGGCTGCTGGGCTACGCCAACCAGCTGAAGGGTAAGGCGGCCGTGTACTCGGGTACCGAAACGTGGCACGCACTCGGCCGGGCCGTGAAGCGATACGGCACCGAGCGGAAGGAACTGCCGCCGGGAACCGTCCCGGTGAGCCGCCCGAACGACCACGACACCCGCCTCGGCGTCGCCTACCCGCCGGCGCAGCGGGTCAGCTTCTACGTCGAGCTCCTGCCGGCGCTCGGCCGCGGCGGACTGCGGCAGCTCATCGACCCGTCGCTCGGCTGGCTCAGCAACCAGAATGCGGCGCAGGCCGGGTCCTGGGTACCGGAGTTGTTAGTCAGTTACTACCCGCAGTCGGCGTGGCGGGCGACGTCGCCCCTGGCGCCGGACTTTACCTTCGGCGGCACCAACTTCGTGGCCGTGGCCGGTGTCGGCCACGACGCCCCGCGCTACAACCCGAAGACGAACGCCAAGCAGGCGGGTGTCACCGGATACGATTGGGGTTCGAAGCTCGCCGACATTACCGACGGACCGGAGAACACGATCTACCTGTTGCAGACGCCCCCGGGCGCACCCCGGCCGTGGGCCGCCGGTGGCGGCGCAACGGTAGTCGGGCTCGACCCAACCAACCCGATGGCGGCGTTCAAGCACGCGCGGCCGGACGGGAAGGAGGGCACGTACGCGGTAATGGCCGACGGCACTGTGCGATGGCTGCCGGCGGATATAAAGCCTGAACACCTGCTTGCAATGGCGACTCGGGCTGGCGGCGAAAAGCTGCCGAACCTGGAGGAGATCGCCCCGCGCGTTTTGTCCGCCGGTGCGAAGGCCGAGCTGACGGCGACCGCTCCCTCAGCCCCGATCCCAAAGTCGGACGCACCCCTGCCGGCGACGCTGCCTACGGCCCCGCCGCCGACGCCGAAGGTGCCTGCGGCGAAGGACTGA